One genomic region from Labeo rohita strain BAU-BD-2019 chromosome 7, IGBB_LRoh.1.0, whole genome shotgun sequence encodes:
- the LOC127168779 gene encoding C-type mannose receptor 2 isoform X1 has translation MIQITTHLVFLLVLSTGLFSKTSCYFILIQEPKTWSEAQTHCRQYHFDLATIQSDEDRFKIQEIATSMNFQNRAWMGFYDGVFAWRWSYQDKNLGYTNWDTLEDTTSRTQRMCGVIRNTGKWHAASCDEPKPFFCYDSFIGGKFIINLAKLSWSDAQRHCRSKNIDLSTINDIIENGIVTTILKLGLITEAWIGLSKNLWLWSDQSKVTWLSVNWADGQPDNADGNEKCGFVNETGLIGDEACSHTLPFFCTKYVKIQIVRFAVKSSGLLNESAVMEAIEKKMNQILGDQQVDIESNITWRVQPDGQIFQRQERDT, from the exons ATGATCCAGATAACAactcatttagtttttttactaG TGCTGTCGACAGGACTTTTCTCGAAGACCTCGTGTTACTTCATTCTAATCCAAGAACCAAAGACTTGGTCCGAAGCCCAGACGCACTGCAGGCAGTATCACTTTGACCTGGCCACGATTCAGAGTGATGAGGACAGATTTAAGATACAGGAGATCGCAACCTCCATGAATTTTCAAAACAGGGCCTGGATGGGATTTTATGATGGTGTATTTGCTTGGCGCTGGTCTTACCAAGATAAAAACCTAGGTTACACTAACTGGGACACCCTGGAAGACACGACCTCCAGGACTCAGAGGATGTGTGGCGTGATTAGAAACACTGGAAAGTGGCATGCTGCATCTTGTGACGAACCAAAACCCTTTTTTTGCTATGACA GTTTCATTGGAGGCAAATTTATTATCAATCTTGCCAAACTGTCTTGGAGCGACGCTCAGCGTCACTGCAGGAGTAAGAACATAGACCTGTCCACCATCAATGACATCATTGAGAACGGCATTGTGACTACTATCCTTAAACTAGGCCTTATAACTGAGGCCTGGATCGGCTTGTCCAAGAACCTGTGGCTGTGGTCAGACCAGAGCAAAGTCACCTGGTTATCTGTGAACTGGGCAGACGGACAGCCGGATAACGCCGATGGCAACGAAAAGTGCGGGTTTGTCAATGAGACCGGATTGATTGGAGATGAAGCATGCTCGCATACCTTACCTTTCTTCTGCA CTAAATATGTGAAAATACAGATTGTGAGATTTGCGGTGAAATCATCCGGATTGCTGAATGAATCTGCAGTGATGGAGGCCATAGAGAAGAAG ATGAATCAGATCCTCGGAGATCAGCAGGTGGATATTGAATCCAACATAACATGGAGAGTCCAGCCTGATGGGCAGATCTTCCAGAGACAGGAACGAGACACTTGA
- the LOC127168779 gene encoding C-type mannose receptor 2 isoform X2, translated as MIQITTHLVFLLGLFSKTSCYFILIQEPKTWSEAQTHCRQYHFDLATIQSDEDRFKIQEIATSMNFQNRAWMGFYDGVFAWRWSYQDKNLGYTNWDTLEDTTSRTQRMCGVIRNTGKWHAASCDEPKPFFCYDSFIGGKFIINLAKLSWSDAQRHCRSKNIDLSTINDIIENGIVTTILKLGLITEAWIGLSKNLWLWSDQSKVTWLSVNWADGQPDNADGNEKCGFVNETGLIGDEACSHTLPFFCTKYVKIQIVRFAVKSSGLLNESAVMEAIEKKMNQILGDQQVDIESNITWRVQPDGQIFQRQERDT; from the exons ATGATCCAGATAACAactcatttagtttttttactaG GACTTTTCTCGAAGACCTCGTGTTACTTCATTCTAATCCAAGAACCAAAGACTTGGTCCGAAGCCCAGACGCACTGCAGGCAGTATCACTTTGACCTGGCCACGATTCAGAGTGATGAGGACAGATTTAAGATACAGGAGATCGCAACCTCCATGAATTTTCAAAACAGGGCCTGGATGGGATTTTATGATGGTGTATTTGCTTGGCGCTGGTCTTACCAAGATAAAAACCTAGGTTACACTAACTGGGACACCCTGGAAGACACGACCTCCAGGACTCAGAGGATGTGTGGCGTGATTAGAAACACTGGAAAGTGGCATGCTGCATCTTGTGACGAACCAAAACCCTTTTTTTGCTATGACA GTTTCATTGGAGGCAAATTTATTATCAATCTTGCCAAACTGTCTTGGAGCGACGCTCAGCGTCACTGCAGGAGTAAGAACATAGACCTGTCCACCATCAATGACATCATTGAGAACGGCATTGTGACTACTATCCTTAAACTAGGCCTTATAACTGAGGCCTGGATCGGCTTGTCCAAGAACCTGTGGCTGTGGTCAGACCAGAGCAAAGTCACCTGGTTATCTGTGAACTGGGCAGACGGACAGCCGGATAACGCCGATGGCAACGAAAAGTGCGGGTTTGTCAATGAGACCGGATTGATTGGAGATGAAGCATGCTCGCATACCTTACCTTTCTTCTGCA CTAAATATGTGAAAATACAGATTGTGAGATTTGCGGTGAAATCATCCGGATTGCTGAATGAATCTGCAGTGATGGAGGCCATAGAGAAGAAG ATGAATCAGATCCTCGGAGATCAGCAGGTGGATATTGAATCCAACATAACATGGAGAGTCCAGCCTGATGGGCAGATCTTCCAGAGACAGGAACGAGACACTTGA
- the LOC127168578 gene encoding uncharacterized protein LOC127168578 encodes MNSRLPSRSPCKSTLIDQGPPKRFRLETERKVLDDDGKVRRWTLGSKDTSKQNKVVLLVGETGVGKTTLINTMVNHLLGVKFEDEEWYEITDEPARDQSESQTSEITMYEVFPDESPISLTIIDTPGYGDTRGLEKDLEVAENLATLFQSNDGVREIDAVCFVIQAAKNRLSDRQHYIISSVLSLFGKDIVNNIVFLITHSDGLPPKNVISAIKKAKIPCKLDESGQPVHFLFNNRQADARHTKKRHIRAQRDAWEDSMEGMMDFLQSLDKRNRISLELTSDVLIQRIRLEAFICNLQLRVQEKEQKKAEKLQIQEAMMQNKEKIEECKNFTITIQRSVKEKVPIESKSWKHRKAMTCTICEENCHEFDCWWGSNPSKCEVMKDDYCTVCTGNCHYSKHVKENKKYVIRTSSETVEYDSIKKEYEKAQEQTKRFLVVMKNIEKDLKDLETQKSIFLFNAYRTIRHLSQIALKPDSAFTLQHLDFFIPRVREAGRENWVQELEEMRRKAVADEANKDALSYLKAGLAKLFFGQ; translated from the exons ATGAATTCCAG ACTGCCAAGTCGTTCACCATGCAAATCAACTCTGATTGATCAAGGTCCTCCAAAACGATTCCGTctagagacagagagaaaagtGCTTGATGATGATGGAAAAGTCAGAAGGTGGACTTTGGGGTCAAAAGACAccagtaaacaaaacaaagttgtTCTCCTGGTGGGAGAGACCGGCGTCGGTAAGACGACTCTCATCAACACCATGGTCAACCACTTACTGGGAGTGAAGTTTGAGGATGAAGAATGGTATGAAATCACAGACGAACCAGCCAGAGATCAATCAGAATCACAAACCTCTGAAATCACAATGTATGAGGTCTTTCCTGATGAGAGTCCCATATCACTCACCATCATTGATACTCCAGGCTACGGAGACACTAGAGGACTGGAAAAAGATCTGGAAGTTGCTGAGAATTTAGCCACTCTGTTTCAGAGCAATGATGGAGTTCGTGAAATTGatgctgtgtgttttgtgattCAAGCGGCTAAGAATCGTCTCTCAGACAGACAGCATTACATTATCAGTTCAGTTCTGTCTTTGTTTGGAAAAGACATTGTGAACAacattgtgtttttaatcacaCACTCTGATGGTCTGCCACCCAAAAATGTTATCAGCGCcattaaaaaagctaaaatccCCTGCAAACTAGACGAAAGTGGTCAGCCTGTTCATTTCTTATTCAACAATCGACAGGCTGACGCCCGTCACACTAAAAAACGTCACATTCGTGCTCAAAGAGACGCCTGGGAAGACAGCATGGAAGGCATGATGGATTTTCTTCAGTCTCTGGACAAAAGGAACAGAATAAGTTTAGAGTTGACTTCAGATGTCCTGATACAGCGCATTCGATTGGAAGCATTCATCTGCAACTTGCAGCTGCGAGTTCAAGAAAAGGAGcagaaaaaagctgaaaaacttCAGATTCAGGAGGCAATgatgcaaaataaagaaaagattGAGGAGTGTAAAAACTTTACCATCACAATCCAAAGGAGTGTCAAAGAAAAGGTGCCTATTGAGAGCAAGTCATGGAAGCACAGGAAGGCGATGACCTGCACCATCTGTGAGGAAAACTGCCATGAGTTTGACTGCTGGTGGGGTTCAAATCCCAGCAAATGCGAAGTGATGAAAGATGACTACTGCACTGTGTGCACAGGGAATTGCCACTACAGCAAACatgtcaaagaaaacaaaaaatacgtCATCAGAACGTCAAGCGAAACGGTAGAATATGACTCTATTAAAAAGGAATATGAAAAAGCCCAGGAACAAACCAAGAGGTTTTTGGTTGTAatgaaaaacattgaaaaagaTCTGAAGGACCTTGAAACACAAAAGTCAATTTTTCTGTTCAATGCTTACAGAACGATCAGGCATCTGTCTCAGATCGCATTAAAACCAGACTCTGCCTTCACTCTTCAGCATCTCGACTTCTTCATCCCCAGAGTGAGGGAGGCTGGGAGAGAAAACTGGGTGCAAGAGCTGGAGGAAATGAGGAGAAAAGCTGTAGCTGATGAAGCCAATAAAGATGCTCTGAGTTATCTTAAAGCTGGTCTAGCAAAACTTTTCTTTGGGCAATGA